Below is a genomic region from Flammeovirgaceae bacterium SG7u.111.
CATCTTTCAAGATATCTACAGTTGCAATGTCTTCCGAAGCAATGTTAGGGTTTCCTTGGTAAGGAATGCCATCCACTACATAAAGCGGAGATGAAGAACCAGAGATTGATCCCAAACCTCTAATTTGGATGTTTGCCTGATCACCTGGGCGACCACTGCTTTCTGTCACACTTACGCCAGCCATCTGACCTTGAAGTGATTTGGTAAAGTCAGAGGCAACTACACGGGTCATTTCTTCAGCCTTAATAGAGGATACCGCACCTGTTACTTCCTTTTTCTTTTGAGTACCATAACCAATAACCACTACCTCTTCTAGTTGCTGGATATCTTCTTCGAGTGTAATTGTAAAAACAGTTTGCCCTTCTATTGCTACTTCTTGGGCTATAAAACCTATAAAACTAAAAACCAGAAGGTTGTTTCCATCTTCTACGTTTACACTGAACTTACCGTCAATGTCCGTAACTGTACCTTTATCTGTTCCTTTTATGATTACACTAACTCCTGGGAGGGGATCACCAGCATTATCGGTGACTGTTCCTGAGATAGGGGTTTGCGCAGCGGCAAGAAACCCAAACAAGATGAGCTGAAAAGATAGAACCCACCTTTTCCATTTTGTAGTTGCTTTTTTCATTTAATCATATTTAATGTTTAAGAAAAATCATTTGCTTATCCCGATATCGGTATCGTTACCGAAATAAGAAAGCCACTAAACTTTTAGCGTGATACAATTATGCGGCTATAACCCACCCAAGTCAAGTAACTTTACTGAACTTAAACTGAACTGAACCTTAACAATAAGTCAACAATAGCCCTTAATTGAACTTAAATAAGGTTTTTCAAAAATCAAGTCTTGACAAATCGAGAAACCATCTAACAAGTATGACCAAATGGCTTTACACAAAAAAAGCCTTGCCACATACGTGGCAAGGCTTCAAAATCTATTACAATAACATACTTTAGTATATCTATGCTTTTTTTATCATTTATTCATCTTTCAGAGACTTCACAGGGTTCGCCGTAGCCGCTTTAATTGTGTGGTAACTTACGGTGAGAAACGTGATAAGAATGGTAAGAAATGCTGAGGCAACAAAAGTTGTCCATTTGATTTCGGTTTGGTAGGCAAATGCCTGAAGCCAGTCGCTCATAAAGTACCATGAAACAGGGAAAGAAATCAAAATTGCGACCCCAATGAGGTAAATAAAATCTTTGGATATGAGCACAACGATGCTCGGCACACTCGCACCTATCACTTTCCTTATCCCAATCTCTTTGGTGCGCTGCTCAGCTGAGAATGATGCCAAGCCTAGCAAGCCCAAGCAGGCGATAAGGATCGTTAGCCCTGAAAAAGTAGTAAAGATCGTCCCTCTTCGTGCATCTTCCTCATAAGCATCGGCAAAGTTTTGGTCGAGGAAATCATATTCAAAGGGACGGGTTGGGAATACTTCGCCCCAAGCACTTTTTATCAGGTCTACCGTTTCCCTAATATCCCCTGTGTTCATCTTTATATGCACTACCCTATCGTTAGTGCCATACATCAAAATCATTGGCTCAATTTTGCTATGCAGCGATTGCTGGTGAAAATCTTTGATCACCCCTACTACTTCGGCATACTGAGGTTCTTCGTCCTCTTCTCCCCTTCCTCCTAACTGCACTTTCTTGCCCAGTGGCTCTTCCCAACTCATCCGGCGAGCCGTCTCCTCATTTATCAACACACTGTTAAGCGTATCCGCAGGATAATCTAGGGAAAAACCTCTTCCTTCCACCAGCTCCATCCCCATGGTGTTCAGGAAATTATGATCTATCCTAAAAGGTCGGAAGGCTTTTTCTTCCATTCCCGTAGCCGTTTCCACCGTAAAAATCTGCCTACCCCCTATCGAACTCGTCCGCCCCCAAGCTGTAGCAGCATTTATAATTTCCTCATTTTGGATAAGTTTATTTCTAAGCACCGAAAATTTCGCCCGCTCTTCCTGCTCCCTTGGCAGGGAAACTGTCATTACCTGCTCTTTGTCATAACCCAGGTCTTTATCTTGCATAAAACTGAGCTGATCGAACACAATCCAGGTACAAATTAGCATGAACATAGAAATAGAAAATTGCAGCACAACCAACACCTTTCTGAATAGTGCATTATTTTTTCCTGAAACCACTTTTCCTTTCAGTACCATAATGGGTTGAAATTTCGAAAGCACCAAGGCTGGGTAGCTTCCACCGAGCAATCCGGTAATAAGCGTAATGAGCAAAAGGACTATTAGCACCATTGGACTACCGAGCACTTCCATCCCAATTTGTTTTCCTGCTACATCGTTAAAAAACGGCAGCAACGACACTACCACTAGCAGGCTCAGCAACAATGCCACAAAAGACAATACAATAGACTCGGTGAGGAACTGGGCGATGAGCTGGCCTCTCCTAGACCCCATCACCTTCCTTACCCCAACTTCTTTCGCCCTACTGGCAGAACGAGCCGTAGCCAAATTCATATAATTGATGCCCGCTATCACCAGCATAAATACCGCCACTATCGCCATTATATATACATACAAGATATTGCCCCCATTTTCCCCTTCCATGTTCGAATACAAATGGATGCTAGCCAAAGGCTGCAAATCGTATTGGATATCGATATTCATCCGCTTAAAAATCTCTGCCATGTATTTCTCGTACATCTCGGGCAAGAGTGATTTGAGTTCGGCGGCTTTCTCGGGTGTGGGAATGACCAAGTAAGTGCTCAAATAAAAGCTTCCCCAGTTATCTGATGTTTTTTGGTCATCGTTGAGCGACATTAACGCGGCAAAATCGATGTGGGAGTTGCGAGGGACATCTTCCACTACCCCAGTTA
It encodes:
- a CDS encoding ABC transporter permease translates to MFKNLLKTAIRSLLKNKAYSAINLIGLTIGIASSTLLFFYVLDEVSFDRFHGNHEKIYRVVSHISEPDKSFSWGSTQAPTGPQLMEDYPLVENYVRFFGMGRVLFQNGDTRLYQEDVIAVDSTIFEVFDFKLIEGDPATALGEPNSIVLTEEVAAKYFGSESPVGKILSMQDNTSLKVTGVVEDVPRNSHIDFAALMSLNDDQKTSDNWGSFYLSTYLVIPTPEKAAELKSLLPEMYEKYMAEIFKRMNIDIQYDLQPLASIHLYSNMEGENGGNILYVYIMAIVAVFMLVIAGINYMNLATARSASRAKEVGVRKVMGSRRGQLIAQFLTESIVLSFVALLLSLLVVVSLLPFFNDVAGKQIGMEVLGSPMVLIVLLLITLITGLLGGSYPALVLSKFQPIMVLKGKVVSGKNNALFRKVLVVLQFSISMFMLICTWIVFDQLSFMQDKDLGYDKEQVMTVSLPREQEERAKFSVLRNKLIQNEEIINAATAWGRTSSIGGRQIFTVETATGMEEKAFRPFRIDHNFLNTMGMELVEGRGFSLDYPADTLNSVLINEETARRMSWEEPLGKKVQLGGRGEEDEEPQYAEVVGVIKDFHQQSLHSKIEPMILMYGTNDRVVHIKMNTGDIRETVDLIKSAWGEVFPTRPFEYDFLDQNFADAYEEDARRGTIFTTFSGLTILIACLGLLGLASFSAEQRTKEIGIRKVIGASVPSIVVLISKDFIYLIGVAILISFPVSWYFMSDWLQAFAYQTEIKWTTFVASAFLTILITFLTVSYHTIKAATANPVKSLKDE